The following coding sequences are from one Formosa haliotis window:
- a CDS encoding RagB/SusD family nutrient uptake outer membrane protein produces MKKHISKLILAVFCATALVSCTEDILTDPKPTESVTAEVIFNSREGAEAFISGILRRFRAQFTSTDAAGVNSIFFARAMKGNDVIQANNWFGFDYSNDNREPTYRRTVFNWEFPYYIINQANTLVNGVNESGAIPEEDKVELVAQGRAMRAFMYFQLAMEYQHTYAYDPSLPAPPIYLELSLEGKPMSTLQEVYNLIIDDLTYAVDNLDDYRLGKSYVNQNVANAILAQVYQVTENWEGARAAAIAAYGGDPLSVLDAAGYAGGFSDITNIEWIWAAPQSTDQSNYYWGAPHSMADHYTLSYQATFFNNDFVNLFSTSDVRNLFVNGYGVPDADYRHYITTKFTFNFDSDFAYIRTPEMILIEAEANYRLGDEAKAHDLLYTIQSNRDPNAVKSSNSGSALFEEILVERRKELYAENGVEWFDAKRLQRGITRTGNHRIKESASLSPNDNRFFLKIPQEEIDANVNIDDNVNAGR; encoded by the coding sequence ATGAAAAAACATATATCAAAACTTATCCTTGCAGTATTTTGTGCTACAGCACTTGTAAGTTGTACTGAAGATATTTTAACAGATCCGAAACCTACGGAATCTGTGACTGCCGAAGTAATTTTTAACTCAAGAGAAGGTGCTGAAGCCTTTATATCTGGTATCTTAAGACGTTTTAGAGCCCAATTTACAAGTACAGATGCTGCTGGTGTAAACTCTATTTTCTTTGCTAGAGCGATGAAAGGAAACGATGTTATACAAGCCAATAACTGGTTTGGATTCGATTATTCTAACGATAACAGAGAGCCTACTTATAGAAGAACTGTATTTAACTGGGAGTTCCCTTATTACATTATTAACCAAGCAAACACACTAGTAAATGGTGTTAACGAAAGTGGCGCAATTCCAGAGGAAGATAAAGTAGAATTAGTGGCACAAGGTAGAGCCATGAGAGCTTTTATGTACTTTCAATTAGCTATGGAGTACCAACACACTTATGCTTACGACCCATCGCTTCCTGCTCCTCCTATTTACCTTGAATTATCTTTAGAAGGTAAACCAATGTCTACACTTCAAGAAGTATACAACTTAATTATTGATGACTTAACGTACGCTGTAGATAATTTAGATGATTACAGATTAGGTAAATCTTATGTTAACCAAAATGTAGCGAATGCTATCTTAGCGCAAGTGTACCAAGTTACAGAAAACTGGGAAGGCGCAAGAGCAGCAGCAATTGCAGCTTACGGAGGCGACCCGCTTTCAGTTTTAGATGCTGCCGGATATGCAGGAGGTTTTAGCGACATTACCAATATAGAATGGATTTGGGCTGCACCACAGTCTACAGATCAGTCTAACTACTACTGGGGAGCACCTCACTCTATGGCAGACCACTATACCTTATCTTACCAAGCAACATTCTTCAACAACGATTTTGTGAATTTATTTTCAACTTCAGATGTAAGAAACTTGTTTGTAAACGGATATGGTGTTCCTGATGCTGACTACAGACATTACATCACAACTAAATTTACATTTAATTTCGATTCTGATTTCGCTTACATCAGAACGCCTGAAATGATTTTAATTGAAGCAGAAGCTAATTATCGTTTAGGCGATGAAGCTAAAGCACACGATTTACTTTACACAATCCAATCTAATAGAGATCCTAATGCTGTTAAGTCGTCTAATTCTGGAAGCGCTTTATTTGAAGAAATTTTAGTGGAAAGAAGAAAAGAATTATACGCTGAAAATGGTGTAGAGTGGTTTGATGCTAAACGATTACAAAGAGGAATTACTAGAACAGGAAACCACCGTATTAAAGAATCGGCTTCATTATCACCAAACGATAATAGATTTTTCTTGAAAATTCCTCAAGAAGAAATTGATGCCAACGTAAATATCGATGACAACGTAAACGCTGGTCGATAA
- a CDS encoding carboxypeptidase-like regulatory domain-containing protein, with the protein MKTKFSGILTLFLALVVQITFAQEKTISGTVSDSNGLPLPGVNIIVTGTSTGTQTDFDGNYSISASQGATLSYSFIGYKTQTKTVGASNTISIVMAEDLAQLDEVVVTALGISREKKQLGYASQEVDGDAVSTVKAQNFVNSLSGKVAGLNVKPSGTIGGSTNVVIRGNSSVAGNNQALFVIDGIPIDNGISNTSDQQAGRGGYDYGNAASDINPDDIESINVLKGAAASALYGSRASNGVIMITTKKGKKTKGYWSYY; encoded by the coding sequence ATGAAAACAAAGTTTAGTGGAATTCTAACGCTATTCCTAGCGTTGGTTGTGCAAATTACGTTTGCTCAAGAAAAAACAATTTCAGGAACCGTTTCAGATTCAAACGGGTTACCTCTCCCTGGAGTTAACATCATTGTAACGGGCACTTCAACAGGTACCCAAACAGATTTTGATGGAAATTACAGCATCTCAGCCTCTCAAGGTGCTACCTTATCATACTCTTTTATAGGGTATAAAACTCAAACTAAAACAGTAGGAGCTTCTAACACCATAAGTATTGTAATGGCAGAAGATTTGGCTCAACTAGATGAAGTAGTTGTAACTGCCTTAGGTATTTCTAGAGAGAAAAAACAATTAGGTTATGCGAGTCAAGAAGTAGACGGAGACGCCGTTTCTACAGTAAAAGCGCAAAACTTCGTAAACTCTTTATCTGGTAAAGTTGCCGGTTTAAATGTTAAGCCTTCAGGAACGATCGGGGGTTCTACAAACGTAGTAATCCGTGGTAACAGTTCTGTAGCAGGTAACAACCAAGCTTTATTTGTAATTGATGGTATTCCAATCGATAACGGAATCTCTAACACTTCAGATCAACAAGCAGGTCGTGGAGGATACGATTACGGTAACGCTGCATCTGACATTAACCCAGACGATATTGAGTCTATTAACGTATTAAAAGGTGCTGCTGCATCTGCATTATACGGGTCTAGAGCATCGAATGGTGTTATTATGATTACAACGAAAAAAGGAAAAAAAACAAAAGGGTATTGGAGTTACTATTAA
- a CDS encoding SusD/RagB family nutrient-binding outer membrane lipoprotein, translated as MKKIFITALSCIVLASCMSDEKYEDYNKDPKNPTEVEAGFLFNSATVSLFNQMTSTNVNTNVFRLLGQYWTETTYIDEANYDLNNRNIPQNHWSELYRDVLLDLKTAKENTIANESLTEEDRETQLAQIDILAVYTWQQLVDTFGDIPYSQALDIDSYLTPEYDDAASIYEDLITRLNASIPNLTGTGFSEDNIYGGDIAAWMKFGNSLKLRIGMRIVDAPGMASLAQTTVEGAVASGVYTSNADNATIQYQSATPNTNPLWVDLVQSGRSDFVPANTVVDFMNDLEDPRRAIYFDNNLGDGIYDGGIYGDNNSFASYTHIGPVMLNPEFRGVLLDYAEVSFFLADAAQRGFAVGDSAEEFYNNGIAASFEDWGATGVDAYLAKPEVAYDAANWKTSIGNQFWLAMYNRGFEGWTVWRTYDTPMFNLPADTGNPVPTRYTYPINEQNLNETNWIAGSAAIGGDEQTTKLFWDVN; from the coding sequence ATGAAAAAAATATTTATAACAGCATTGTCTTGTATTGTTCTAGCATCTTGTATGTCTGACGAAAAATATGAAGACTATAATAAAGACCCAAAAAATCCTACTGAGGTAGAAGCAGGTTTCCTTTTTAACTCTGCTACAGTAAGTTTGTTTAACCAAATGACAAGTACAAACGTAAACACAAACGTGTTTAGATTACTTGGGCAATATTGGACAGAAACAACCTATATCGATGAAGCCAACTACGATTTAAATAACAGGAATATTCCTCAAAATCACTGGTCAGAATTATATAGAGACGTTTTATTAGACTTAAAAACAGCTAAAGAAAACACAATTGCTAATGAAAGTTTAACTGAAGAAGATAGAGAAACTCAATTGGCTCAAATAGATATCTTAGCAGTTTATACTTGGCAACAATTGGTTGATACTTTCGGAGACATTCCTTATTCTCAAGCTTTAGATATCGATTCTTATTTAACGCCTGAATACGATGATGCAGCTAGCATTTACGAAGATTTAATTACAAGATTAAATGCTTCAATACCAAACCTTACTGGAACTGGTTTTTCTGAAGACAACATTTACGGTGGAGATATCGCTGCATGGATGAAATTCGGTAACTCTTTAAAGTTAAGAATTGGAATGCGTATAGTTGATGCTCCAGGAATGGCTTCTTTAGCGCAAACAACTGTTGAAGGTGCAGTTGCATCGGGTGTATATACATCTAATGCAGACAATGCTACAATACAATATCAATCAGCAACTCCTAACACAAACCCATTATGGGTAGATTTAGTACAAAGCGGACGTTCAGATTTTGTTCCTGCTAATACAGTAGTAGATTTTATGAACGATTTAGAAGATCCTAGACGTGCTATCTATTTCGATAATAACTTAGGAGACGGTATCTACGATGGAGGTATCTACGGTGATAATAACAGTTTTGCTAGTTATACACATATTGGTCCAGTAATGCTTAACCCTGAATTTAGAGGCGTGTTATTAGATTATGCTGAAGTATCTTTCTTCTTAGCCGATGCTGCACAAAGAGGTTTTGCAGTAGGTGATTCTGCTGAAGAATTCTATAACAATGGTATCGCCGCTTCTTTTGAAGACTGGGGAGCGACTGGTGTTGATGCTTATTTAGCTAAGCCAGAAGTAGCTTACGATGCTGCAAACTGGAAAACATCTATTGGAAATCAATTCTGGTTAGCCATGTACAACAGAGGGTTTGAAGGATGGACTGTTTGGAGAACTTACGACACACCAATGTTTAACCTTCCTGCTGATACTGGAAACCCAGTACCAACACGTTATACATACCCAATTAACGAACAAAACTTAAACGAAACGAACTGGATTGCTGGATCTGCTGCTATCGGTGGAGACGAGCAAACAACCAAATTATTCTGGGATGTTAACTAA